The Phycisphaerae bacterium region CTGTCGGGCATCGCCGGCCTTCTGGAACGTCGAACGGGTTGTTCAAGGTTTCGGTAAGCGGGCACACAACAATGGCACGAGGAGGGTCAAAAGTGAAAAACCTGTCAAATATACTGGTTGCCTTTGTGGGGTTTGAGCTGCTGCTGTCGCCGGCGGTGGGAGGCTTCCTGCTGGAGAACGGCGGGATGGAGGACCCCTTTGCCGGGAGTTATCCCAATGTCGTGGCCGTGCCTTGGACCTACTACTCATACGGAGGACTGAGTGGGGCCCAGCAAAGCAAGGAGACGACGGTCGTACATGGTGGCTTATCGTCGCAGAGACTGGCCGGCAACGCGACGAATAACGCCGCTTACTTTGGCATCCGGCAGACGATCGACGCAAACGTCGGCGACGCCTTCATGTTTGGCGGCTGGGTCTGGCCGGATTCGGCCGGCACTTACAACGAGACGTCCATTCGGGTGGCATGGGACGGCGGAACCGCTGCTCTGGATGCCACTGTCTTAATGAACTGGCTGCCTTTGGGCTCGCAAAAGCAGCAATGGCATCAGATGGTTACGACTTCCGGCTCGACGCTGGCTGGCGGCAACGCAACCGCCACGACGATCACTGTGTTTCTTCATAGCGACAGGAACACGAGCAATGGCAGCCTTCTTACGTACTGGGATGACGTGGTCGGTTATCACACGTTTGTGCCCCCGGCCCCGATCCTCGGGAATCAGACGCCAAGCAGCTTTGAGGTGAACGTGGACCCGGGGGGCAACTCCGGCAACCTCTTTGCCCAATATGCCATCACGGTCGGCGGCGGCGGTTACACGCTGGGATCGGACTGGTTGCAGGCCGATGGCAGCGTGGGCGGCAGCCCTGTCTGGCGAACGGACGCACAGTGGGGAACGACGACGGTGACGGGCGTGGCGGGGGACACGATCTACAGCGTTCAGGTGAAAGCACGCTACGACAGCGTCAGAGCGCAAGAAACTTACCTGGGCCCGGTGGCGATGATTCCGGAGCCTGTGACCGTCGCCTTGTTGGGTTTGGGCATCGCGGCGGTGATTCGGCGGCGGTAGGTGTCGTTCCCATGGCTTTGCCGGGTTATGGTCGTATTCGCCGAGAAGGGCGACGGGGTGTCATATAGCTCTGCATGCAGACTCAAACTGGGGATGCTGAATATGCGTCGGCTTGCGTCGGTGGCAAGCCGCGAACAGCGAGAGTTGGTTGGCAAGTGTTAGCGGCATGGCCGGGATCGAGAGCGGCGTCAGGCCGGCCCGGTCCCGCAGTGAATCGCAGGGTGAAGTGAGGCAAGTTTTTCTTGGAGGATTGGATGATGAATCGACAGGTTGTTCTGATTCTCGCGGCATGTATCGGTTTGATTTCGGCGCAGGCCTGGGCTGACACATGGTGCAACAGCTCGTACCCGCCTGATCCGCCGGCATGTCATTCCGCGGCGATCCACTGCGAGGATGTGGACCGGATCTGCAACGGCGCCCCGGCCTGCCCGCCTCCTCCTCCTGAACCATGTCCCGGCCAGGACTGGAGCTGGATGTTGATTCGTCAGGCGTTTCCGCGCACCTCGAGAATCAATGACACGGGGTCGGAGTGCGGGGTCGAGTTCAAGGGCGAGGAGGACACCAAACTGTTTACGTCTTACCCGCTCGGGACGAGGTATCCGTACGGGGATCTCGGCCAGGCCACCATCGATTTGAGCGGTCACATCCGATACACCTTCGGCTCGGACGAATACACTGCGGTTGTTGGCACCGACGAGCATCCGCTGATATTGAGGTACGACGTCAGCGGTGGGGTCACGTCGAATTTCCATGCTTTCTGGGACGTCGGCGTCATCGAGTTGTTCCTGGATACCGGTGAGCCGAACCGGAACCGATCGCCGATGGATTATATCCTGGTTGGGGCGGATGACGGGACGGGTTGTATCAACTGCAATTCCTCTTGCCCCCCCGGACAGGCGAGCGTGCCGGTGGCGTGGCCGTTCATTTGTCAATCCTATGAGACGCGGACCACAGCGCCGTTCTGTCCCCCGTTGCAGACTAATGTGCGGACGGCCATCGCCGTGGGCATGAACGCACTGCTGGACAACAATCCCTGTCATTGTGAGGACGCGGCCAACCAGAAGCCCACGAACTACCATCTGTCGTTCTATGACGGCCTGAAGTGGCGGATTCTCCATCCGAGTCATCCCGGCCCGAGCGGAGAGAACGCACAGTGGTCGACAACGGCCGAGGGCAAGTATTTCGTGCTCGGAGCGAAGATCAATACGGTGACGATGATTGTCAAGACCAATACCGTCGACATTACGATGTACGCCAAGAACACTCCGATGGGCGACGGCACATACGAAGCGGTCACCAGCACGGTGACAGGGCTCAAACGCCAGTACCTTGGGCATTTCAACAAGCTGCATGCCGGTGCCTCCATCGGTTGCAGAATGGACAGCAACGGCGCTTGCATAGGCAACCGGACGTGTCTCAAGTCCGAGTACGACAGGTGCGACGGATTGGGTAAGCTGGCTTGGGGCGCCAAGTGGCTCGTGTACGACGGCATTGCCTTGTCCGGTGGCATGGGTTACGGCGCGCCGGGTGCCTGTTGCCTGCCTGGCGGAGGATGTGGGGTCACGGAGCCCGGCGTGTGCGATGGTGCAGGCGGCCAGTTCGTTGGTCCGAACACGACATGCGGTTCGTCGACGTGCCAGGGAGCTTGCTGCAAGCCGACCGGCGAGTGTGCTGACAACACGTATTTTGATGCCTGTCCGGGCACGTTTCAGGGGTTCGGGACCGACTGCGCGACGACCGTCTGTCCGTGCCCAACGCCTTTCGCAGACGCGGATGCGGACCAGGACGTGGACCAGGCGGACTTCGCCAGGTTTCAGGCATGCTTCACCGGGCCCGGTTCGGAAAGCGTGACCGGCCTGTGCAGGTGCTTTGATCGCGACAACAACGGCCAAGGCGACGNNNNNNNNNNNNNNNNNNNNNNNNNNNNNNNNNNNNNNNNNNNNNNNNNNNNNNNNNNNNNNNNNNNNNNNNNNNNNNNNNNNNNNNNNNNNNNNNNNNNGCGACGTCGACATGGATGATTTCAGCGCCTTCGAGGCTTGCGCCAGCGGACCTGGCATACCCACTGCGTGTCAGTGAGGTGTCAACCTGCGGAAACACCTCGCCGTGGTTACTGCCAACCGGCGTGTTGCCTGCGGACCCTTCACAGGCGGACGTTCTTCGGTGTTCGTTGGATACGGAGGGCCTTCGCGACCTCGGTGATGAGGCGACTCCGACCTGAGTCGTCCTTGTGTCGTGCGCGCCGGTCGCCCACGGCCGAAAAGGAGCGCTGAGATGAAACGGCGATCACTTCCGATTCTCGCGACACTCTGCTTGGTGCTTTCGGTTGAGGTGCTCGCCGAGACGTGGTGCAGCAGCGCCTATCCCACGGATCCGCCGGCATGTCGTTGTTCGGCTATTTGGTGCGAGGATCTCGACCGGATCTGCAATGGCGCGCCGGCCTGTCCTCCTGCTCCGCCTGAGCCTTGCACGGAGGATCAGGGCTGGAGTTGGAGCCTGATCCGTCAAGCCTTTCCGCGCACGTCCAGGATCAACGACACGGGTGACTTGTGTGGCGTGGAGTTCAAAGGGGAAGATGGGGGTGACTGGGTCAGTTCTCCGCCGCTGGCCGCCAGGTTCCCTAAAGGGCAACTCGGCCAGGCGACCGTTGATCTCATCGATGACATTCAATTCAAATGGGGATCCTCATACGACAGGGTAATCGGCACTGATCAGTTCCCCTTGGTGCTTCGCTTTGACATGTGCGGAGGCAACGAAGAAGGCGAAGTCATTTCCGGCGTGCACGTACAGTGGGACATCGGCGTGATGGAGCTGTTCCTGGACACCGGGTTGCCCAATGGCAACCGTTCGCCGATGGATTACATCCTGGTCGGCTTGGAGGAAGATCCGGTCAACAAACCCGGTTGCGTCAGTTGCTACAAGACATGCCCGGAGGGTTGGACGAACGTGCACAACCCCTGGCCGCACGTTTGCCAATCGTATGAGCCCCGGAGCGAGGCACCGGCCTGCCCGCCGCTCCAGACCAAC contains the following coding sequences:
- a CDS encoding PEP-CTERM sorting domain-containing protein; amino-acid sequence: MKNLSNILVAFVGFELLLSPAVGGFLLENGGMEDPFAGSYPNVVAVPWTYYSYGGLSGAQQSKETTVVHGGLSSQRLAGNATNNAAYFGIRQTIDANVGDAFMFGGWVWPDSAGTYNETSIRVAWDGGTAALDATVLMNWLPLGSQKQQWHQMVTTSGSTLAGGNATATTITVFLHSDRNTSNGSLLTYWDDVVGYHTFVPPAPILGNQTPSSFEVNVDPGGNSGNLFAQYAITVGGGGYTLGSDWLQADGSVGGSPVWRTDAQWGTTTVTGVAGDTIYSVQVKARYDSVRAQETYLGPVAMIPEPVTVALLGLGIAAVIRRR